In one Notolabrus celidotus isolate fNotCel1 chromosome 1, fNotCel1.pri, whole genome shotgun sequence genomic region, the following are encoded:
- the LOC117811826 gene encoding leucine-rich repeat neuronal protein 2-like: protein MRPTLILLQTQCLLCVFIGVCVPAVVVGSLPHALPWHVSCPVRCVCQIKPWFSPDSVYHEAPTVDCNDLLMTKLPLPIPPNTHTLRLQSNLLSEIDTAVLHRLPNLTDLDLSQNRFSRVRTITKSSPIPSLLSLHLEENHLSHLPEASFSSLPNLQELFLSHNNLHSISPKAFVGLDSLLRLHINNNRLITVDPQWFKALPNLEVLMLGGNPVEALPERGFQALKSLRSLVLGGMGLRGLAEKSLEGLEGLESLSFYDNKLTKVPTQALRRVPGLKFLDLNKNRIKLIETGDFRDMVHLKELGLNNMDELVSIERGALDNLPELTKLEITNNPRLSYIHPQAFLQLSRLESLMLNSNSLSALHQHIVLSLPSLQEVSLHSNPLRCDCLFHWAAEEASHPHTEVTQTPRMVRFIQPQATLCSEPPELRARRVREVSSREMSASCLPMIPSSSLPSYVGVREGGKLVLHCRALADPQPELYWVTPSGLKLGPVPIGASKSSPAPDPCHRITVSEGFNQTTASSVSTSHTQAQTHIRCSPSKHYRLLPEGTLEMNKVTLSEAGLYTCVAENVLGADTRSVTVGVHGREKKRKKGVAVNANVKGYQPVRVDPGLEVREVGQHYAILSWQNGHNLPSTRLSWQAIYSNAHTPTYTTRILAGTQSFNLTHLQAETFYRVCLHLGISEGDKHASRRSRESRTPQCVSFRTKDVPEPQPSLQISPELTSTAVTLLLLALILMLLAGQGWDTEPGEGAGKQHITILQEIKSPKALIINQTGSDENPTKQSHKCVLNLDC from the coding sequence ATGAGGCCAACTCTAATACTTCTGCAGACACAgtgtctcctgtgtgtgttcattggTGTATGTGTGCCAGCTGTTGTTGTGGGCTCGCTTCCTCACGCACTACCATGGCATGTCTCCTGCCCAGTCCGGTGCGTGTGTCAGATCAAGCCATGGTTCTCCCCGGATTCTGTCTACCATGAGGCTCCCACTGTGGATTGCAACGACCTGCTGATGACCAAGCTTCCTTTACCCAtaccccccaacacacacaccctgcgcCTGCAGAGTAACCTCCTGTCTGAGATCGACACTGCAGTGCTGCACAGActaccaaacctcacagacctTGACCTTTCTCAGAATCGCTTCAGCCGCGTCAGGACAATAACTAAGAGTTCCCCCATTCCCTCCCTGCTTTCTTTACACCTGGAGGAGAACCATCTCAGCCACCTCCCTGaagcctccttctcctcactgCCAAATTTGCAAGAACTCTTTCTCAGCCACAACAACTTACACTCAATATCCCCTAAAGCATTTGTAGGACTGGACTCCCTGCTGCGTCTTCATATCAATAACAACAGACTCATCACAGTCGACCCTCAGTGGTTCAAAGCTTTGCCTAATTTGGAAGTTCTTATGCTTGGGGGGAACCCCGTGGAGGCCTTGCCTGAGCGGGGCTTCCAGGCTCTAAAGTCCCTGCGGAGTCTTGTCCTTGGGGGTATGGGTCTGAGAGGCTTGGCGGAAAAGTCTCTGGAAGGGTTAGAGGGCCTGGAGAGCCTCTCTTTCTATGATAACAAGCTTACAAAGGTCCCCACTCAGGCCCTGAGGAGAGTGCCAGGACTGAAGTTCCTGGACCTCAATAAGAACCGCATCAAACTGATAGAGACAGGGGATTTCAGAGACATGGTGCACCTGAAGGAGCTTGGCCTAAACAACATGGACGAGCTGGTGTCCATTGAGAGAGGAGCCTTGGATAACCTCCCAGAGCTCACCAAACTTGAGATCACCAACAACCCACGACTATCCTACATCCATCCGCAAGCTTTCCTACAGCTGAGCAGGCTGGAGAGTCTGATGCTCAACTCAAACTCTCTGAGCGCTCTACACCAGCACATCGTGCTCTCCCTGCCAAGTCTTCAGGAAGTCAGCTTACACTCCAACCCACTGCGATGTGACTGCCTATTCCACTGGGCAGCTGAAGAGGCCTCTCATCCTCACACTGAAGTAACACAAACACCCCGGATGGTGCGTTTCATCCAACCTCAGGCCACACTGTGCTCTGAACCCCCAGAGCTGCGAGCTCGCAGGGTTAGGGAGGTCTCCTCCAGGGAGATGTCTGCCTCATGCCTCCCCATGATCCCTTCCAGCTCCCTTCCTTCCTATGTTGGGGTAAGAGAAGGAGGAAAACTTGTCCTGCACTGCCGTGCTCTTGCAGATCCACAGCCTGAACTGTATTGGGTGACTCCCTCTGGGCTCAAACTTGGTCCTGTACCGATCGGTGCATCCAAAAGTTCACCAGCTCCTGATCCCTGCCACAGAATTACAGTCTCTGAGGGATTCAATCAGACAACCGCCTCCAGCGTCTCAACTAGCCATACTCAAGCTCAAACTCACATTCGCTGTAGCCCCTCCAAACACTACCGGCTACTGCCTGAGGGGACTCTAGAGATGAACAAGGTGACCCTCAGCGAGGCAGGGTTGTATACCTGTGTAGCTGAGAATGTACTGGGTGCAGATACACGCAGTGTGACTGTGGGTGTGCAtggcagagaaaagaaaagaaagaagggagtgGCTGTGAATGCGAATGTGAAAGGATATCAACCAGTCAGAGTGGATCCAGGGTTAGAGGTTAGAGAGGTTGGGCAACACTACGCTATCCTCTCCTGGCAGAACGGACACAACCTCCCATCGACTCGTCTATCGTGGCAAGCCATATactcaaatgcacacacaccaacgTATACAACACGAATCCTGGCTGGTACACAGAGCTTCAACCTGACTCACCTGCAAGCAGAAACATTTTACAGAGTGTGTCTACATTTGGGGATCAGTGAGGGGGACAAGCATGCCAGCAGGAGATCAAGAGAGAGCAGAACGCCTCAGTGTGTTTCATTCAGAACAAAAGATGTACCAGAGCCTCAGCCCAGCCTGCAGATTAGCCCTGAGCTGACCTCCACCGCAGTCACACTCTTGCTCCTTGCACTCATACTGATGCTGCTGGCAGGCCAAGGCTGGGATACGGAGCCTGGTGAGGGGGCAGGAAAGCAACACATCACCATTCTCCAGGAAATCAAGAGTCCCAAGGCTTTAATAATCAATCAAACAGGGAGCGATGAAAATCCAACTAAACAGAGTCATAAATGTGTGTTGAATCTGGACTGCTGA